The nucleotide window AACCGCATCGTTATTCAGCGCAGGATACAATTTCAAGATGGCATAGTAAACCTCATCTTTGCTCGTATTATCAAACTCGTATAATTTGTACCGCTCGATTTTATCAATCAAAATATGCGCATATCTAGGATTCGTCGCATAGCCCGCTTTTTTCAGTCCGTGCGCCCAAGCCTTGTAATCCTTCGCATCCAGCTTGAACAATCCGACATAGTATTTTCGCGTCGCTAAAAAAATCGAATGGTCTTCGTAAGACTGCTTCGGGTCATCATACACGCGGAAACACTCGTTGGGAGCGTCGTCCGTGTGGCTCATCGTTTTTCCCGTCCAATCCTCTTTGCATTTGATTCCGAAGTGGTTTTTCCCTTGTTGTGCCAGTCGGCTTTGTCCGCCACCGGTTTCCAAAAGTCCCTGAGCCAGAGTGATGCTCGCCGGAATCTTATATTTCTCCATTTCTTCCACCGCGTACGGCGCAAATTTTTGGATGTATTGGTCTTCCGTTTTCCAGGTTTGCGCTTTCACCAAGCCTAAAACACCCACAAAACCAATCACTAATAACTTTCTCATATTTATTTTTTACAAAATACTTTTAATTTTTCAGGAGCTTATTGACTAACGTTGAATAGCAACTTAACATTTCTTATTTGGAGCTATTTCCCGCTATCCACTATTACTCCTCGCTCCAAGGCTAAATCCATCGCCTGCTGTGGGGTAACCGTTACTATCGGGGCTATGGGTTTCTAAATTCTTTTCAACATTTCCCTACCAAAAGAATCTTTGTCATTCCATAGAAAACCCAACGAAGTGGTATGACGGATTCACTCTATACACAGCCATTCAACAAATTCAATTTCACAATATAGATTCCTACGGAATGACAATATTATGGAAATTCGTTTATCTGAATTCTTCCTTTGCTTTTCAAAAACAAATTCGCGCCTTTGATGCCTTGCAATCCGCCCGTATGAAATGTCAGAATCTTTGAACCTTTCGGGAAAAATCCCTTTTCTGCCAATTCAAAAATAGTCTGCATCAGCTTTCCTGTGTAAATCGGGTCCAGCGGAATCTGATATTCCTCAAAGAACCAATTTATAAAACGGACATTCTCTTCTGATATTTTGCCATAACGGTTTTCATCAGCATTTACCAATTCGAAATTTTCCTTTCCACTCCATTCCAGAATTGTCTTTTCCAGCGAATCATCTCTTACAACCTTGATGCCTAAAACCTTTTGACCAGCTTCCGCAAATTTGGAAATTCCGGCAATTGTTCCGCCGGTTCCAACTGCGGTGCAAAGATAATCAAAATCTTTGGTGTCGTTTCCCAGCATATGTTGCACACCTTCCACAGCCGATTCATTGCTTCCACCTTCCGGAATAATCAATGAATTCGGATATTGAATTGAAAATTTTTCCGAGAGTTTTTCTTTATTTTGATAATCTTCTCTTGACACAAAATGAAAATCCATTCCGTTTTTTGAAGCTTCGGAAAGTGTGGGATTTTCCTGCCAGTTGTTTTCCAATTCGTTTCCGCGGATGATTCCAATCGTCTTGATTCCAAACGCTTTACCGAAAGCTGAAACTGACGCAATATGATTGGAAAATGCGCCACCAAAAGTTATTAACAAGGGATTCTCAGGTTTGGATTCCAAATATTGATTGACATTGAGGAAGAGTTTCCAGAATTTGTTTCCGGAAATTGTTGGGTGAATAAGGTCTTCCCTTTTGATGAAAATCTGGACATCAAATTTGGTTTCGATTTCTGTGATGGGGATTTTATGTTCCGGAATTTGAAGCATCTTCAAAATTACTGATTTTGATTTAGAATTGCGTTTTATTTGCCAGATAAACCACCCCGTCTTCCAAATTTTACAATTTGGAATCCACCCCTCCAAAGGAGGGGAATGGTGTACCTTTTTTTTGGAATGTTCAATTAATCTTGAAACTTGGTTAGGATGACAAAACCCATAGCCCCGATAGTAACGGTTACCCCACAGCAAGCCTTGGGTAAAGCTTCGGCGCGAGGAGTAATAGTGGATAGCGGGAAACAGCTCCAAATAAAAAACATTAAGTAACGGTTCGACTTAGTCAAATAGCTCCTAAAATTTTGCAAACAAAAAATCCACCTAAGTTGGTGGATTTTGTATGGTATGATTTCTGAGAATTATTTTGTTCTCTCGATGATTTTTTTGACTGCTTTTACGACCGCTTCTGCATCGATTTCGTATTTTTTCATCAACTGTGCCGGCGTTCCTGATTCTCCGAAAGTATCGTGAACGGCTACAAATTCTTGAGGTGTCGGTCTTCTTCTGGACAACATTCCAGCGATAGATTCGCCCAAACCGCCAAGGAAATTGTGCTCTTCTGCAGAAACTAATTTTCCAGTTTTCTCTACAGACTTAAGGATGATTTCTTCGTCCAACGGTTTGATTGTGTGGATATTGATGACCTCGCAAGAAATTCCTACTTTCTCCAACTCTTCCACTGCCAACAATGATTCCCAAACCAAATGTCCGGTTGCAACGATGGTAACGTCTGTTCCTTCTTGCAAAAGAATTCCTTTTCCAATCTCGAAAGGCATATCTTCTGGAATGAAAACGGGAACGACAGGACGACCGAATCTCAGATAAACTGGGCCTTCGTGCTCTGCTGCGGCTAAAGTTGCGGCTTTGGTCTGGTTGTAATCGCAAGGATTGATCACCGTCATCCCAGGAAGCATTTTCATCATTCCGATGTCTTCCAAAATCTGGTGTGTTGCGCCATCTTCGCCCAAGGTTACTCCGGCGTGGGAAGCTGCGATTTTTACATTTTTGTTTGAATAAGCAATCGACTGACGAATTTGGTCGTAAACTCTGGATGTTGCAAAGTTGGCGAAAGTCCCTGCAAAAGGAATCTTCCCGTTGATTGTAAGACCAGCTGCCAAGCCCATCATATTGGCCTCAGCAATCCCGGTCTGGAAGAATCTTTCCGGTGCTTTTTCTATAAATTTTTCCATCTTCAGAGAGCCTATCAAATCTGCGCAAAGTGCGACAACATTTGGGTTGGTGTCAGCCAATTCTGCCAAACCAGCTCCGAAGCCTGAACGTGTATCTTTTTTTTCTGTGTATGTATATTTCATTTTTTCTTAATTGATGGTTGAATATTATAATTGATAAATGATGGTTGATAAATGATTTTTACCGTGATTTAAAAAAATCATTCATCACTTATATTTTATCATTGATAATTAATAATCAGTTGGAGCTTCTAGGTACAATTGTTTGAAAGCAGTGTCCAACTGCTCATCATTTGGTGCTTTTCCGTGCCAAGAGTGGCTTCCCATCATATAATCTACGCCGCTTCCCATCTCTGTATGAAGTATGATCGCTACTGGTTTTCCGTTTCCTGTTTCTGCTTTCGCTCGGTTCAAGATTCCAATCACAGCTTCCAAGTCGTTACCGTTTTTCTCTTCTAAAACCAACCATCCGAATGCTTCCAGCTTGGCGTGCAGATCTCCCAATGGCAGGACCGTATCCGTATCTCCATCAATTTGTCTTCCGTTGTAATCTATGGTAGAGATGATGTTGTCCACTTTTTTACCAGCGGCATACATAAAAGCTTCCCAATTCTGACCTTCCTGCAATTCGCCATCACCTTGAAGTGTGTAAACCAAAGAGTCATCACCAGCCAATTTTTTGCCTTGCGCAGCGCCTAAAGCCACGGAAAGACCTTGACCTAAAGATCCTGATGCTACTCTTACACCTGGCAAACCTTCGTGCGTGGTCGGGTGACCTTGCAATCTTGAATCCAGCTTTCTGAAAGTAGCCAATTCTGCAACCGGAAAGAATCCAGATCTTGCCAAAGTGCTGTAGAATACTGGTGAAATATGACCATTGGAGAGGAAAAACAGATCCTCGCCCTTACCTTCCATCGTGAAAGGTAATTTGTAGTTCATAATTTCCCCATAAAGTGCTACGAAATATTCTGTACAACCAAGAGAACCTCCTGGATGTCCGCTGTTAACATCGTGAACCATTCTAAGAATGTCCCTTCTGATCTGCGTTGAAAGGCTTTTCAACTCTTCAATAGATTTGCTCATTATTTAAGATTTACTTTAATGCGAAATTACTGATTTTTTATGTGTCCTTCCAAGCTGAACTCAACATAATAAAGATGACTTTTTAACAATTAACAATTTTTAATAATAAAAAATGTGAAAACAAAAAACTCCGATGAGAACATCGGAGTTAATATATACTTTAATGGCAAATTTATTTCAGATTGAAATTAAATCCGACGATAACCGCACCTACAGATTCTTTACCTGCAATAGGTCTGTCATCATAATATCTTCTGTTATCTCCTGAAATGCTTTGATATCCTACGTACAACTCACCAGCTGGAATGTTATACATAAATTTTGGAACTGCATAAAGACCGCCATCTACATTATCATTTGTAGAAATTCCATATCCTAAGTCCAATCCTACTGCGATTGGAGCACCCGAGAATGAGTATTTACCTGATACTGCTACTGGAATAAATCCAAAATCATCCGCTTTGATTCTTCCTCCTGGGTAATCGTAACTTTTACCAATAAAATGGGAATATCCAGTTGCAACACCTAAGTCAAAACCTTTTGCAAGATTCCATCTGTACGCCGCATCTAACCCAAGAGTAAAGGGAGAATTACCAGTTGTTGGAGCACCAATATGAGCACCTAATTTAAAACCTTCCTGCGCTTGTGTAAAGCCAAATACTGCAATAGCTGCAGCTAAAAATATCTTTTTCATAGTTTATAAAATTAAATTTTCATAAAAAAGACACCAAGATTTATACCAAAGCAAAAATCCTATTTCCTCTCAATACTGTTGTAAGCCATTATGATTTTCTTCACAACCGGATGCCTCACGACATCTTCTTCCGTAAGATGCACAAAGCCAATTTCTTCTACATCTTTCAGAATGGTCATAGATTCTTTGAGACCTGACTGCTGATTTTTCGGTAAATCAATTTGACTTGGATCGCCTGTGATGATAAATTTCGCATTCATACCCATTCTGGTCAGGAACATCTTCATTTGAGAATGTGTGGTGTTTTGCGCTTCATCTAGGATTACAAAAGCTTCATCCAGCGTTCTACCTCTCATAAATGCCAATGGTGCTACTTCGATAATTCTTTTCTCCATGTAGCCTTCCAGCTTTTCGTGCGGAATCATATCTCTTAATGCATCGTACAGAGGCTGCATATATGGATCCAATTTCTCCTTGAGATCACCAGGAAGGAAACCAAGACTTTCGCCAGCTTCTACTGCCGGTCTTGTAAGAATGATTCTTTTCACTTCTTTATCGCGAAGCGCTCTTACTGCCAAGGCAACACTGGTGTAAGTTTTTCCTGTTCCCGCCGGTCCAATGGCAAAAACCATGTCTTTCTTTTCAGAAACTTTTACCAGTTTTTTAAGATTGGTAGTTTTGGCTTTTATTACTTTTCCGTTGACACCTTTTACGATGATATCCTGATCGAAGACCAATTGCTTTTCGGAATCGTCCTTAAGTTTGAGTAGAGATTCCAATTGTTTTACTTCTAAGGAATTGTGCTTGGAAATATAATCGGAGACATCATCCAATTTTTTCTTCAGCAAGTCCAAGGTTTCTCTGTTTCCCATTGCGAAGACAAAGTTATCTCTACCAGTGATTTTGAGTGTGGGGAAGCTGGACTTTATCAAATTGAAATTTTGATTCTGAACACCATAAAAAGTTTTGGTGTTTATACCCTCGAGTTCATAATTTATTTCGAACATATATAATAATAGTGGTTAGTCTAACAAATATATGAATAGATTTGATACGATATTAGTCTTTAAAAATTGATTTATATTAAATTTGCAACAAATACAAAAAATATGTCAGTCATTACACTCACTTCAGATTACGGCCTTGTGGACCATCGCGTTGCAAGCATGAAAGGTAAAATCCTAAGCTGGAGCGAGGAAGTAAAAGTGGTTGACATTACACATAACATTACGGCTTACAATCTTTTACAAACAGCGTACATTGTCCGAAATGCTTATAAATTCTTTCCGGAAGGCAGCATCCACATCGTTGCGGTGGACAGTTTTTATCATAAATCTAGAAAGAATATCATTGCTAAAATTGACGGTCACTATTTTATTTCTGCTGATAATGGAATTACAAATCTGATGTTTTTCGACATCAAGCCGGAAGCTATTTATGAAATTACGCTAAACAACCGTTTCGACGACAAGGTGATTTTCCCTGCAACTGAAATCTTTGTTCCTGCTGCAATGCATCTTTATAAAGGAGGTTTGCCGGAAGTGATTGGAAGAAAAATAAAATCTATAAAAGAAGTCTCTTTTCCAAGAGCAATCTATAATGAAGCTGAAAAAATGATCATCGGAGAAGTGATGTACATAGATAATTTTGGAAATGTAGTTTCTAATATTAGTCGAAAATTTTTTGAGAAATACGCTTCAATTTCAGAGAAATTCACTGTGAAATTCAGGAATATTGTTTCGTCCAAAGTATCGGATCAATATACAGATGTTGTGACAGACTGGGACAGAGAACAGGAATCTCATGGCAAATCATCTGTCATCTTCAATGATGCAGAACTCCTGGAAATCACCATCTACAAGGGCAATGTTTTGAACGGCGCTTCCTCCCTTTTCGGAATGACTACAGGCGAAAAAATTTATATCGAATTTGAATAAAAAAATAAAAAAAACCGACATTGCTGTCGGTTTTTTTATTGTTAATTTTAAATAATCCTTATTGTTTTATCAGATTCTTACTGAAACTGTCATTCGCTGTTTTGATTTTCACCACATAGTTTCCGGTTTTAAGTCTAGAAACATCAAAAGTATTTTTAGACAAACTATCAGCATCAAATTGCTTCACCAATTTTCCAGAAATATCATAGACTTCAACTGAATTAATTTTTGCAATTCCTTTCAGCGTAAAATGATTTTTCACCGGATTTGGCGATAATGCGATATCTTTAGAATTAGCAACATCACTTACTGCTAGTGCTGTACAGCTAAAGTTTGCTTTGAAACCAGGTCTTGTCTGTCCAGTAGTAGATCTAAAAGTAATTGTAATTGCACCACTCTCGTGAGTAGATTCGTAGTCATTAGGAATATTGGATCCTGTCAACCTTGCTGCACCAGTAAACACTGGAGAAGCTGCAGTTCCATTTCTAATCGTGATGTAATCATTCTCATTCAAATCAAAATCGGTAAAAGATATTTTCAGTTTTTGTGTAGGATCATTT belongs to Chryseobacterium sp. KACC 21268 and includes:
- a CDS encoding transketolase family protein, which produces MKYTYTEKKDTRSGFGAGLAELADTNPNVVALCADLIGSLKMEKFIEKAPERFFQTGIAEANMMGLAAGLTINGKIPFAGTFANFATSRVYDQIRQSIAYSNKNVKIAASHAGVTLGEDGATHQILEDIGMMKMLPGMTVINPCDYNQTKAATLAAAEHEGPVYLRFGRPVVPVFIPEDMPFEIGKGILLQEGTDVTIVATGHLVWESLLAVEELEKVGISCEVINIHTIKPLDEEIILKSVEKTGKLVSAEEHNFLGGLGESIAGMLSRRRPTPQEFVAVHDTFGESGTPAQLMKKYEIDAEAVVKAVKKIIERTK
- a CDS encoding pyridoxal-phosphate dependent enzyme; the protein is MLQIPEHKIPITEIETKFDVQIFIKREDLIHPTISGNKFWKLFLNVNQYLESKPENPLLITFGGAFSNHIASVSAFGKAFGIKTIGIIRGNELENNWQENPTLSEASKNGMDFHFVSREDYQNKEKLSEKFSIQYPNSLIIPEGGSNESAVEGVQHMLGNDTKDFDYLCTAVGTGGTIAGISKFAEAGQKVLGIKVVRDDSLEKTILEWSGKENFELVNADENRYGKISEENVRFINWFFEEYQIPLDPIYTGKLMQTIFELAEKGFFPKGSKILTFHTGGLQGIKGANLFLKSKGRIQINEFP
- a CDS encoding SAM-dependent chlorinase/fluorinase, with the translated sequence MSVITLTSDYGLVDHRVASMKGKILSWSEEVKVVDITHNITAYNLLQTAYIVRNAYKFFPEGSIHIVAVDSFYHKSRKNIIAKIDGHYFISADNGITNLMFFDIKPEAIYEITLNNRFDDKVIFPATEIFVPAAMHLYKGGLPEVIGRKIKSIKEVSFPRAIYNEAEKMIIGEVMYIDNFGNVVSNISRKFFEKYASISEKFTVKFRNIVSSKVSDQYTDVVTDWDREQESHGKSSVIFNDAELLEITIYKGNVLNGASSLFGMTTGEKIYIEFE
- a CDS encoding PhoH family protein gives rise to the protein MFEINYELEGINTKTFYGVQNQNFNLIKSSFPTLKITGRDNFVFAMGNRETLDLLKKKLDDVSDYISKHNSLEVKQLESLLKLKDDSEKQLVFDQDIIVKGVNGKVIKAKTTNLKKLVKVSEKKDMVFAIGPAGTGKTYTSVALAVRALRDKEVKRIILTRPAVEAGESLGFLPGDLKEKLDPYMQPLYDALRDMIPHEKLEGYMEKRIIEVAPLAFMRGRTLDEAFVILDEAQNTTHSQMKMFLTRMGMNAKFIITGDPSQIDLPKNQQSGLKESMTILKDVEEIGFVHLTEEDVVRHPVVKKIIMAYNSIERK
- a CDS encoding transketolase; the protein is MSKSIEELKSLSTQIRRDILRMVHDVNSGHPGGSLGCTEYFVALYGEIMNYKLPFTMEGKGEDLFFLSNGHISPVFYSTLARSGFFPVAELATFRKLDSRLQGHPTTHEGLPGVRVASGSLGQGLSVALGAAQGKKLAGDDSLVYTLQGDGELQEGQNWEAFMYAAGKKVDNIISTIDYNGRQIDGDTDTVLPLGDLHAKLEAFGWLVLEEKNGNDLEAVIGILNRAKAETGNGKPVAIILHTEMGSGVDYMMGSHSWHGKAPNDEQLDTAFKQLYLEAPTDY
- a CDS encoding glucosaminidase domain-containing protein, yielding MRKLLVIGFVGVLGLVKAQTWKTEDQYIQKFAPYAVEEMEKYKIPASITLAQGLLETGGGQSRLAQQGKNHFGIKCKEDWTGKTMSHTDDAPNECFRVYDDPKQSYEDHSIFLATRKYYVGLFKLDAKDYKAWAHGLKKAGYATNPRYAHILIDKIERYKLYEFDNTSKDEVYYAILKLYPALNNDAVFMAQLGQEKQNDRVAPPTIKVDYTQGSYAKQQNKVSEIVDSKTRTALLKNILVKNHPNDGLKFFIMPVDADVSEISKKFGISEKRLMKYNELESSKLAKNDIIFLEGKNSSGNKATYKAGTGETMHDIAQKFAIKEKKLYSKNRMNQGEQPKSGQLIYLQNKKPRS